A stretch of Thermomicrobium roseum DSM 5159 DNA encodes these proteins:
- the mltG gene encoding endolytic transglycosylase MltG yields the protein MLRVMVQALKITVVLVLAAVIVVSAQRALDAQLRGTAAAAGQPVIFDVRPQESIDSIAERLHEAGLIRSPTYFKLRVRLTNADTRIRAGRFTLYTGMSVNQIIQTLTTAPGVQVVRVRFLEGWRAEQYADELVRVGILSDPNRFLDALRASRWQTRFPFLADVPPNGTVEGYLFPDTYEFRIDATPDEIVQTLLENFDRRVPAEDRARAQALGRTFYQVLIIASIVEREARIAEERPVIASVFYNRLRENMPLQADPTVQYALGSPEDWWPSLENIPDLGAVNSPYNTYRNAGLPPSPICNPGRAAIEAALSPAQTDYLYFVTRGDGSGAHVFARTYEEHVRNIREQHGR from the coding sequence GTGCTCCGCGTGATGGTACAAGCCCTGAAGATCACGGTCGTCCTCGTTCTCGCCGCTGTCATCGTCGTATCGGCTCAGCGTGCGCTCGATGCCCAACTCCGCGGAACTGCCGCAGCCGCTGGACAACCGGTCATCTTCGACGTCCGGCCCCAGGAGTCGATCGATTCGATCGCCGAGCGTCTCCACGAGGCCGGTCTGATTCGCTCCCCGACCTACTTCAAGCTTCGTGTCCGCTTGACCAACGCCGATACGCGCATCCGCGCCGGCCGCTTTACGTTATATACCGGAATGTCCGTCAACCAGATCATCCAGACGCTCACCACCGCGCCCGGCGTCCAGGTCGTGCGTGTCCGCTTCTTGGAAGGATGGCGGGCCGAGCAGTATGCCGACGAGCTGGTCCGCGTCGGGATCCTCTCCGACCCGAATCGATTCCTCGACGCTCTCCGCGCTTCTCGCTGGCAGACGCGTTTCCCCTTCCTGGCCGATGTCCCACCCAATGGCACCGTCGAAGGATACTTGTTCCCTGACACCTACGAGTTCCGCATCGACGCCACGCCCGACGAGATCGTGCAGACGCTGCTCGAAAACTTCGATCGTCGTGTTCCAGCAGAGGATCGCGCTCGTGCGCAGGCACTCGGCCGCACCTTCTACCAGGTCCTCATCATCGCCTCCATCGTCGAGCGCGAGGCGCGCATCGCCGAGGAACGCCCGGTCATCGCGTCCGTCTTCTATAACCGTCTGCGCGAGAACATGCCGCTGCAAGCTGATCCGACAGTGCAATATGCCCTCGGCAGCCCGGAAGACTGGTGGCCTTCCCTCGAAAACATCCCCGACCTGGGCGCTGTGAATAGTCCTTACAACACCTATCGCAATGCTGGTTTGCCTCCCAGTCCGATCTGCAATCCGGGACGAGCTGCCATCGAAGCTGCTCTCTCCCCCGCGCAGACCGATTACCTCTACTTCGTCACCCGCGGTGACGGCAGTGGCGCCCACGTCTTCGCTCGAACCTACGAGGAGCATGTCCGGAACATTCGGGAGCAGCACGGCAGATGA
- the proC gene encoding pyrroline-5-carboxylate reductase, with amino-acid sequence MRAEFAGRPVGQQPSPLSGKRIAFIGCGVMAEAMAAALLRTGSVSVHQLTGGEPNARRRQELVARLGLETVPDNAAAASEADLVVLSVKPQTLDAAMRDLAGRLRAEQVVLSIVAGATIERLQSGLRHERVVRSMPNTPAQIGYGATVWCPAPVVTAEDERLVRTVLEAMGLAIRVDNEDFVDMATALSGTGPAYVFLIMEALIDAGVHLGFSRSVAEQLVQQTILGSVLFAQETGKHPAELRNMVTTPGGTSAAALYEMERGGLRTVIARAVWAAYRRAKELGAGKPNGGPSDL; translated from the coding sequence GTGCGTGCGGAGTTCGCAGGGCGTCCGGTGGGGCAGCAGCCGTCACCGCTGAGTGGCAAGCGGATCGCCTTCATCGGTTGCGGAGTGATGGCGGAAGCGATGGCAGCAGCGCTGCTGCGGACCGGATCGGTGAGCGTGCACCAGCTGACCGGCGGGGAGCCGAACGCGCGCCGGCGGCAAGAGCTCGTCGCACGGTTGGGACTGGAGACGGTTCCGGACAATGCTGCTGCGGCGAGCGAGGCTGACCTCGTGGTGCTTTCGGTGAAGCCACAGACGCTGGATGCGGCGATGCGCGATCTGGCGGGGCGACTCCGTGCCGAACAAGTGGTTCTGTCGATCGTGGCTGGAGCCACGATCGAACGATTGCAATCAGGGCTGCGACACGAGCGAGTCGTGCGTTCGATGCCGAATACGCCAGCCCAGATCGGGTACGGGGCGACCGTGTGGTGCCCAGCGCCGGTGGTCACGGCGGAGGACGAGCGGCTGGTGCGGACGGTCCTGGAAGCGATGGGGCTGGCGATCCGCGTCGACAACGAGGACTTCGTGGACATGGCGACGGCGCTCAGCGGGACTGGTCCAGCCTACGTCTTCCTGATCATGGAAGCGTTGATCGATGCGGGCGTGCATCTCGGTTTCTCGCGCAGTGTGGCGGAGCAGCTCGTCCAGCAGACGATCCTGGGTTCTGTCCTGTTCGCGCAGGAAACCGGTAAGCACCCGGCGGAGCTGCGAAACATGGTGACGACGCCGGGCGGTACGTCTGCGGCCGCGCTCTACGAGATGGAGCGCGGTGGATTGCGGACCGTGATCGCGCGCGCGGTCTGGGCAGCCTACCGGCGTGCCAAGGAACTGGGGGCTGGAAAGCCGAATGGTGGCCCCAGCGACCTCTGA
- a CDS encoding creatininase family protein, which translates to MEAQERYVLWEMTWPELEAAMGEIRLVVIPVGSTEQHGPHATFATDSARAYEFSVRLAERMYPEVLVAPVMPFGVSPHHMAFPGTITLSAETFMQVLYEVVESLAEHGFERFLFVNGHGGNRPALELLVQRLRRELDVLAAWVSITELANDVVQRGKVAEVIGHACESETSQLLYLAPWAVREEALAPGELLEQAYPHASWWGPVHVAYSFDEITANGALGDARAASVEFGEQIVETALNRLVEFVEAFIEEGEFEELELEEEEEE; encoded by the coding sequence ATGGAAGCACAAGAGCGATACGTGCTCTGGGAAATGACCTGGCCGGAACTGGAAGCTGCCATGGGAGAGATCCGGCTGGTCGTCATTCCGGTCGGTTCGACGGAGCAGCACGGGCCTCATGCGACGTTCGCGACGGATAGTGCGCGGGCGTACGAGTTCAGCGTGCGGCTGGCCGAACGGATGTATCCCGAGGTCCTGGTGGCTCCGGTGATGCCGTTCGGGGTATCGCCGCACCATATGGCGTTTCCGGGGACGATCACGCTTTCGGCGGAAACGTTCATGCAAGTGCTCTACGAGGTGGTGGAGAGCCTGGCTGAGCATGGGTTCGAGCGGTTCCTCTTCGTCAATGGACACGGTGGGAATCGCCCGGCACTGGAGTTGCTCGTCCAGCGGCTGCGACGAGAACTCGATGTTCTGGCAGCGTGGGTATCGATCACCGAGCTCGCCAACGACGTGGTGCAGCGGGGAAAGGTGGCGGAGGTGATCGGGCACGCCTGCGAGAGCGAGACGAGTCAGCTTTTGTACCTGGCTCCGTGGGCGGTGCGGGAAGAGGCGTTGGCACCTGGCGAACTCCTGGAGCAAGCCTATCCGCACGCGTCGTGGTGGGGGCCGGTCCACGTGGCCTATTCGTTCGACGAGATCACGGCGAACGGGGCGCTGGGAGACGCGCGAGCCGCGTCGGTGGAGTTCGGTGAGCAGATCGTGGAGACGGCACTGAACCGGCTGGTCGAGTTCGTGGAGGCGTTCATCGAGGAAGGCGAGTTCGAGGAACTCGAGCTGGAGGAGGAAGAAGAAGAGTGA
- a CDS encoding glycoside hydrolase family 15 protein — protein sequence MACPYPPITDYALIGDGRTAALVSRTGSLDWLCLPRFDADPVFSRILDADLGGSWTIVPEDIVRIHRAYRPHTNVLDTTFTTATGQLRLTDFFPALHEHQKPAFPLAQTLLLRRLRCLSGRVAITVTIRLRPRYGRQTPELRSFAGHWYQYGWGHSQAILFASRPLERRGALLHGTFVLEAGQSADFALAYADEAPVELPVPQLFDTFERLTVDYWTEWVLRCSYTGPYRQAVERSALVLKLLTYAPSGAIVAAPTTSLPEWPGGPRNWDYRYCWLRDAAFTVRSLLGLGYHEEADAFVDWILHATRLTQPELHVLYTVYGEPDIPERLLVDLDGYRSSRPVRVGNAAARQFQLDVYGEVIDALARYRLFGRPLDREVYRFLRGLAEVIVRRWREPDDGIWEVRSGRVHHVHSKVMALVGLRHLERLAILDGVRLPLERYRRAAEEIERWLVTYGVDPVRNAFVATPGGAPDAALLWVALQDVFLSPEHPWVIGTVEAIQRELAHQELVFRYHRNDGLAGPEGAFVICSFWLVEALARLGRLDQAHEHFARLLTRASDLGLYAEEIDPRTGEHLGNFPQAFSHIGLISAALALEEASAPSTSLRLAAD from the coding sequence ATGGCCTGCCCCTATCCACCCATCACCGACTACGCCCTCATCGGCGATGGCCGCACCGCCGCCTTGGTTTCCCGTACCGGCTCCCTCGACTGGCTTTGCCTGCCGCGCTTCGATGCTGATCCGGTCTTTTCGCGCATTCTCGATGCCGATCTCGGTGGCTCCTGGACCATCGTGCCGGAGGACATCGTGCGGATCCACCGTGCCTACCGACCCCACACCAATGTCCTCGACACCACTTTCACGACCGCTACCGGCCAGCTCCGTCTCACCGACTTTTTCCCAGCTCTCCACGAGCACCAGAAACCTGCTTTCCCGCTCGCCCAAACCCTCCTCCTGCGTCGCCTGCGCTGCCTCTCCGGCCGCGTGGCCATCACTGTCACCATCCGCCTCCGGCCGCGTTACGGTCGCCAAACGCCGGAACTACGCTCGTTCGCCGGTCACTGGTACCAGTACGGCTGGGGACATTCCCAGGCTATCCTCTTTGCCAGCAGACCACTCGAGCGGCGCGGCGCCTTGCTCCACGGGACATTCGTCCTCGAGGCTGGCCAGTCAGCCGACTTCGCGCTCGCCTATGCCGACGAGGCTCCAGTGGAACTCCCCGTCCCACAGCTGTTCGACACCTTCGAGCGGCTGACCGTCGACTATTGGACCGAGTGGGTACTGCGCTGCAGCTATACCGGCCCCTACCGCCAGGCCGTCGAGCGGAGCGCACTCGTGCTCAAGCTTTTGACCTACGCACCCTCCGGTGCCATCGTCGCTGCGCCCACGACCTCGCTTCCCGAGTGGCCCGGCGGACCACGCAACTGGGACTATCGCTACTGCTGGCTCCGCGACGCCGCCTTCACGGTCCGTTCTCTGCTCGGCCTCGGCTATCATGAGGAAGCCGACGCGTTCGTCGACTGGATCCTCCACGCCACCCGCCTCACCCAACCGGAACTCCATGTCCTCTATACCGTCTACGGCGAGCCCGATATCCCTGAGCGGCTGCTCGTCGATCTCGACGGCTACCGCAGTAGTCGCCCCGTTCGCGTCGGCAATGCTGCTGCTCGACAGTTCCAACTCGATGTCTACGGCGAAGTGATCGATGCCCTCGCGCGCTATCGCCTCTTCGGTCGTCCCCTCGATCGCGAGGTGTACCGCTTCCTGCGCGGACTCGCTGAGGTGATCGTTCGTCGTTGGCGCGAACCGGACGACGGGATTTGGGAAGTGCGCTCCGGCCGCGTCCACCATGTCCATTCCAAAGTCATGGCCCTCGTCGGCCTCCGCCATCTCGAGCGCCTCGCCATCCTGGACGGTGTCCGTTTGCCGCTCGAGCGCTATCGCCGTGCTGCCGAGGAGATCGAGCGTTGGTTGGTTACCTACGGGGTCGATCCAGTGCGCAACGCCTTCGTCGCGACTCCTGGCGGTGCGCCGGATGCCGCTCTCCTCTGGGTCGCGCTCCAGGATGTGTTCCTCTCACCCGAGCATCCGTGGGTCATCGGAACGGTCGAGGCCATCCAGCGCGAACTCGCCCACCAGGAACTCGTCTTTCGCTACCACCGCAACGACGGCCTGGCTGGTCCCGAGGGAGCATTCGTCATCTGCTCCTTCTGGCTCGTCGAGGCACTCGCGCGCCTCGGTCGGCTGGATCAGGCACACGAGCACTTTGCCCGACTGCTCACCCGCGCGAGCGACCTCGGCCTCTACGCGGAAGAAATCGACCCTCGCACCGGCGAGCATCTCGGGAACTTCCCGCAAGCCTTCAGCCACATCGGCCTCATCAGCGCCGCCCTGGCACTCGAGGAGGCGAGCGCACCTTCGACCTCGCTCCGCCTGGCTGCCGACTAG
- a CDS encoding PD40 domain-containing protein: MRVTWSILLAIVSIGTGMSGLVAAREAEPAWWSLALLDRDRTLWLATGDGRQRQPVANDLAVSRVLWSPEGGRLALAGVQDGTPVIGIVTTGAEPTTRIVGRGSEASWSGDGRWLAWRDGESVVIATREGNVVRSVSVAARTLVWSADGRWLAFQRATDESLDGPCPVMELGWIEAASGRVEIVDRAIGQITWVGVAGVAEQPRLVYAGALDARLRWVDPASGASGVLWNGPIETCRMPLLVSGDGQWLGFVDAVGGGDDLILLNLVSGEARRIVDVPVGYPGRQVPSPYVWLDPLARFLYVSRSFPTVVTRIDLVTGERAIAASDPGILVAISPEGERLAFVQNSPGKPPVLVIVEPATGRRETLERIGWAAWEPAAYQPVVFAAWQRTWEREDRPVAAGSAARSWTWGPQPLRVAIEPYVDAPGGRRAVLYWDKARMEVTELAADRGTRWYVTNGLLVRELITGAVQVGDALFEQREPAALPVAGDADDPAGPTYATFRAFLDTPPLPVGAEIRWRLHRDGTVSDDGPGGVFAAVLVPETHHTVADVFWEFLQSQGLVWGETGPVEGKLFEPTFFATGFPITEPYWATVKVGGVVQDVLVQCFERRCLTYTPGNPPGWRVEMGNVGQHYLAWREGW, from the coding sequence ATGCGGGTGACATGGTCGATTCTGCTCGCGATCGTCTCGATCGGCACCGGGATGTCGGGCTTGGTTGCGGCTCGCGAGGCGGAACCTGCCTGGTGGTCGCTCGCGCTGCTCGATCGCGATCGGACGTTGTGGCTGGCGACGGGGGACGGTCGGCAGCGACAACCGGTGGCGAACGATCTAGCTGTGTCTCGCGTGCTGTGGTCGCCGGAGGGTGGGCGGCTCGCCTTGGCCGGTGTCCAGGACGGTACCCCGGTGATCGGGATCGTCACGACGGGAGCAGAGCCAACGACCCGGATCGTGGGCCGGGGCAGCGAGGCCAGTTGGTCGGGCGATGGGCGGTGGCTGGCCTGGCGCGATGGGGAATCGGTCGTCATCGCGACCCGCGAGGGGAATGTGGTTCGTTCCGTTTCAGTGGCGGCGAGGACGCTCGTCTGGTCAGCGGATGGGCGATGGCTCGCGTTCCAGCGAGCGACCGATGAATCGCTCGATGGACCGTGCCCTGTGATGGAGCTGGGTTGGATCGAGGCCGCCAGCGGTCGCGTCGAGATCGTCGACCGAGCGATCGGGCAGATCACCTGGGTGGGGGTAGCTGGTGTCGCCGAGCAGCCACGGCTGGTGTATGCCGGGGCGCTCGACGCGCGACTCCGCTGGGTCGATCCGGCGAGCGGCGCGAGCGGCGTGTTGTGGAACGGGCCGATCGAGACGTGCCGGATGCCGCTTTTAGTCTCCGGTGACGGGCAGTGGTTGGGGTTCGTGGATGCGGTCGGAGGTGGCGACGATTTGATCTTGCTCAATCTGGTCAGCGGGGAGGCGCGCCGCATCGTCGATGTGCCGGTAGGGTATCCAGGGAGGCAAGTGCCCTCTCCGTACGTGTGGTTGGACCCCCTGGCTCGCTTTCTCTACGTGAGCCGAAGTTTTCCGACTGTGGTGACGCGGATCGACCTGGTGACCGGGGAGCGCGCGATCGCGGCGAGCGATCCGGGGATTCTCGTAGCGATCAGTCCTGAGGGTGAGCGACTGGCCTTCGTGCAGAACTCGCCAGGGAAGCCCCCAGTGCTGGTGATCGTGGAACCGGCTACTGGTCGCCGGGAGACACTGGAGCGGATCGGCTGGGCAGCGTGGGAACCGGCAGCCTACCAGCCAGTCGTTTTCGCTGCCTGGCAACGAACCTGGGAGCGAGAGGATCGGCCGGTCGCGGCTGGCTCGGCAGCGCGGAGCTGGACGTGGGGGCCGCAACCGCTGCGGGTCGCGATCGAGCCGTACGTGGATGCGCCGGGCGGCCGGCGGGCGGTGCTGTATTGGGACAAGGCGCGGATGGAGGTGACGGAGCTGGCGGCCGATCGAGGTACCCGTTGGTACGTGACGAACGGGCTGCTGGTGCGAGAACTCATCACGGGAGCGGTCCAGGTCGGTGATGCGCTGTTCGAGCAACGGGAGCCGGCCGCTCTTCCGGTGGCGGGTGATGCCGACGATCCCGCTGGGCCGACCTATGCGACGTTTCGTGCATTCCTCGATACTCCGCCGCTCCCGGTGGGAGCGGAGATTCGCTGGCGGCTGCACCGCGATGGCACGGTGAGCGACGACGGTCCTGGTGGCGTCTTCGCGGCGGTGCTCGTTCCGGAAACACACCATACGGTGGCCGATGTCTTCTGGGAGTTTCTGCAGAGCCAGGGGCTGGTCTGGGGCGAGACCGGGCCGGTCGAGGGGAAGCTGTTCGAGCCGACGTTCTTCGCGACTGGTTTCCCGATTACCGAGCCGTATTGGGCAACGGTGAAGGTGGGTGGAGTAGTCCAAGACGTGCTGGTTCAATGTTTCGAGCGACGGTGCTTGACGTACACGCCGGGCAATCCGCCGGGGTGGCGAGTGGAGATGGGGAATGTCGGGCAGCACTACCTGGCGTGGCGCGAGGGGTGGTGA
- the miaA gene encoding tRNA (adenosine(37)-N6)-dimethylallyltransferase MiaA: MNKRKPVVALVGPTSVGKTATAIELALTFGGEVVSADSRYLYRGMDIGTDKPTLEERRGVPHHLIDILDPRDDYSLALFQRDAQRAIEEIHARGRLPIVAGGTPLYLRALLEGWRIPPAPPNPELRAQLELRARREGPEALHRELQTVDPVAAARIPPENVRRVIRALEIFLTTGRRMTELEGREAPPWRVLWLGLTMPRDELYRRIDERVDRQVARGLVEEVQRLLEQGVPPDAPAMTALGYRQIVAFLTGQLSLEEAIQRIKYDTHRYARHQLTWLRRMKQVEWYDVTQPGWYEQLRERVERSLREESDEGDVAVHQSGGGKEAPRA; encoded by the coding sequence ATGAACAAGCGCAAACCGGTGGTCGCGCTCGTGGGTCCGACCTCGGTCGGGAAGACAGCGACCGCGATCGAGTTGGCATTGACATTCGGGGGGGAAGTCGTCTCAGCCGATTCACGGTATCTCTACCGCGGCATGGATATCGGTACGGACAAGCCGACGCTGGAGGAACGCCGGGGGGTTCCCCATCATCTCATCGACATTCTCGATCCGCGCGACGACTACTCGCTGGCTCTGTTCCAACGTGATGCCCAGCGGGCGATCGAGGAGATCCATGCGCGTGGTCGGCTGCCGATCGTGGCCGGCGGGACACCGCTGTATCTGCGTGCACTGCTGGAGGGGTGGCGCATTCCACCTGCTCCACCCAATCCGGAGTTGCGCGCCCAGCTGGAGTTGCGTGCCCGCCGGGAGGGGCCGGAGGCGTTGCATCGGGAGCTCCAGACAGTGGATCCGGTCGCGGCAGCCCGCATTCCCCCAGAGAACGTCCGTCGAGTTATCCGCGCACTCGAGATCTTCCTGACGACCGGGAGACGGATGACCGAACTGGAAGGCCGAGAAGCACCGCCCTGGCGTGTGCTGTGGCTCGGCCTGACGATGCCGCGCGACGAACTGTACCGCCGGATCGACGAGCGAGTGGATCGGCAGGTCGCGCGCGGCCTGGTGGAAGAGGTGCAGCGCTTGCTGGAGCAGGGAGTGCCGCCGGACGCACCCGCGATGACGGCGCTCGGTTATCGGCAGATCGTCGCGTTTCTTACCGGGCAGCTGAGCTTGGAGGAAGCGATCCAGCGGATCAAGTACGATACGCACCGGTATGCGCGGCATCAGCTGACCTGGTTGCGGCGGATGAAGCAGGTGGAGTGGTACGACGTGACCCAACCAGGTTGGTACGAGCAGTTGCGCGAGCGTGTCGAAAGGTCCCTCCGGGAAGAATCCGATGAAGGGGATGTTGCCGTACACCAGAGCGGAGGAGGAAAGGAAGCGCCTCGCGCGTGA
- a CDS encoding argininosuccinate synthase translates to MTKKRVNKVVLAYSGGLDTSVILKWIKETYGCEVITVTADVGQGEDLSGIEAKALATGASKAYVLDLKEEFLTQYAFPVLRSGAVYERKYLLGTSFARPLIAKYQVEIAKREGADAVAHGCTGKGNDQVRFELTYKALAPELTVIAPWREWDLSGREALLEYAASRGIPVAQSKENIYSRDQNLWHLSHEGGELEDPWQAPSERVYQITASPQAAPDQPEEIVIGFEHGYPVSLNGERLPPVTLMERLNAIGGQHGIGRIDLVENRLVGMKSRGVYEQPGATILSVAHKELEHLTLDRETMHFKDQLALKYAELVYYGLWYTPLREALDAFVDVTQRTVTGEVRLMLYKGNCIPTGRRSPYSLYSMELATFGADAIYDQRDAEGFINLFGLPLKVAALLAKQRSTSS, encoded by the coding sequence GTGACGAAGAAGCGCGTCAACAAGGTCGTCCTCGCCTATTCCGGTGGGCTGGACACCTCCGTCATCCTGAAATGGATCAAGGAAACCTACGGCTGCGAAGTGATCACCGTCACCGCTGATGTCGGCCAGGGTGAGGATCTCTCCGGTATCGAAGCCAAAGCGCTCGCCACCGGCGCCTCCAAAGCCTATGTCCTCGATCTCAAGGAGGAGTTCCTGACCCAATACGCCTTCCCTGTCCTCCGCTCTGGTGCTGTGTACGAGCGGAAGTATCTCCTCGGCACGAGCTTTGCCCGCCCGCTGATCGCCAAGTACCAGGTGGAGATCGCAAAGCGCGAGGGAGCCGATGCCGTCGCGCATGGTTGCACCGGCAAGGGAAATGACCAGGTCCGCTTCGAACTCACCTACAAGGCACTCGCCCCCGAACTCACCGTCATTGCACCCTGGCGCGAGTGGGATCTCTCCGGTCGCGAGGCCCTGCTCGAGTACGCTGCCTCTCGCGGTATCCCGGTCGCACAGTCCAAAGAGAACATCTACAGCCGCGACCAGAATCTCTGGCACCTGAGTCATGAGGGAGGCGAACTCGAAGACCCTTGGCAAGCCCCGAGCGAACGGGTCTATCAAATCACGGCGAGCCCGCAAGCGGCACCTGACCAGCCCGAAGAGATCGTCATCGGCTTCGAGCACGGTTATCCCGTCAGCTTGAACGGTGAGCGGCTGCCCCCGGTGACGCTCATGGAGCGCCTCAACGCGATCGGCGGACAACATGGTATCGGGCGCATCGACCTTGTCGAAAATCGCCTCGTCGGCATGAAGTCCCGCGGCGTCTATGAGCAGCCTGGGGCGACCATCCTCTCCGTCGCGCACAAAGAACTCGAGCATCTGACGCTCGACCGCGAGACGATGCACTTCAAAGACCAACTCGCTCTGAAATACGCCGAACTCGTCTACTACGGACTGTGGTACACACCGCTCCGCGAGGCCCTCGATGCCTTCGTCGATGTCACCCAGCGGACCGTCACCGGCGAGGTCCGACTCATGCTGTACAAGGGGAACTGCATTCCCACCGGTCGCCGCTCCCCCTACAGCCTCTATAGCATGGAATTGGCGACCTTCGGAGCTGACGCTATTTACGACCAGCGGGACGCCGAAGGTTTCATCAACCTCTTCGGTCTCCCGCTCAAGGTCGCTGCCCTCTTGGCCAAACAGCGGAGCACTTCGTCCTGA
- a CDS encoding A/G-specific adenine glycosylase: protein MAERLGQSPEEQIRAVQRRLVDWYRREARDLPWRRTRDPYRILVSEVMLQQTQVERVIPYYEVFLARFPTVEALASAALAEVIAVWGGLGYNRRAVYLWRAAREIVERWGGRFPGERRLLERLPGVGRYTAGAVACFAFGERVAFWDTNIARVLRRVFLGPEARPGRRELDELAERVLPLDRAYEWNQALMELGARICSARRPRCEICPLCGLCRSVGTEGESRRRGGRFEGSRRYYRGRIVAVLRQHPRGVPLDELGRLVRADYGCQARDWLRGVLEGLARDGLVELAEERGEYVARLPGSEATER from the coding sequence GTGGCGGAGAGGTTGGGGCAGAGCCCGGAGGAGCAGATCCGGGCAGTGCAGCGACGGCTCGTGGACTGGTATCGGCGGGAAGCGCGCGATCTTCCCTGGCGCCGGACGCGCGATCCGTACCGGATCCTGGTCAGCGAGGTGATGCTCCAGCAGACCCAAGTGGAGCGCGTGATTCCGTACTATGAGGTGTTCCTCGCTCGGTTCCCGACGGTGGAGGCGCTGGCCTCGGCAGCGCTGGCGGAGGTGATCGCGGTCTGGGGTGGGTTGGGCTACAACCGGCGAGCCGTCTATCTGTGGCGAGCAGCGCGGGAAATCGTGGAGCGGTGGGGTGGGCGCTTCCCGGGCGAGCGGCGGCTCTTGGAGCGGCTGCCGGGTGTCGGACGCTATACGGCGGGTGCGGTGGCGTGCTTCGCCTTCGGGGAGCGTGTGGCGTTCTGGGACACGAACATCGCCCGGGTTTTGAGGCGTGTCTTCCTCGGGCCGGAGGCGCGACCGGGTCGGCGCGAACTGGACGAGCTGGCCGAGCGGGTCTTGCCACTGGATCGAGCCTACGAGTGGAACCAGGCCCTGATGGAACTGGGTGCGCGCATCTGCTCGGCGCGGCGACCGCGGTGTGAGATCTGCCCGTTGTGCGGGCTGTGTCGCTCGGTGGGGACGGAGGGAGAAAGTCGGCGCAGGGGTGGGCGCTTCGAGGGCTCGCGGCGCTATTACCGCGGGCGGATCGTGGCGGTGCTGCGGCAGCATCCGAGAGGCGTGCCGTTGGACGAGTTGGGAAGGCTGGTCCGGGCGGATTACGGTTGCCAAGCGCGCGACTGGTTGCGCGGGGTGCTGGAAGGATTGGCCCGGGATGGGCTGGTGGAACTGGCAGAAGAGCGAGGCGAATATGTGGCGAGGCTTCCCGGGAGCGAGGCAACCGAACGGTGA
- a CDS encoding glycosyltransferase family 2 protein has protein sequence MSGSTTWRGARGGEAAIQPVAVTAAAPRGVWVVIVNYNTAGLLERCLTAVSASCLDRPLSVLVVDNDSQDNSVEMVRRQFPQVLVLETGRNLGFARANNVALRRILALLPEPVRCGHAVLLLNSDCFVESETIARLVAVLDREPTVAVVGPKLVLPDGRLDLACRRSFPTPESALWKLTGLATLFPRSRRFGRYNLTCYDPDQPLEVDAVSGACMLVRLQAIEEVGLLDEAYFMYGEDLDWAYRIKARGWRVRYEPAARAVHVKGGSWGRRDPRVLWEFYRAMALFYRRHYAPHQSRLLRGLVYAGIGLRFGLALAVLVVRRLASR, from the coding sequence ATGTCGGGCAGCACTACCTGGCGTGGCGCGAGGGGTGGTGAGGCGGCGATCCAGCCGGTCGCGGTGACGGCCGCAGCGCCGCGCGGTGTCTGGGTAGTGATCGTCAACTACAACACGGCAGGGCTGTTGGAACGCTGCCTGACCGCCGTGTCGGCGAGTTGCCTCGATCGCCCGCTGAGTGTCCTGGTGGTGGACAATGACTCGCAGGACAACTCGGTGGAGATGGTGCGCCGGCAGTTTCCGCAGGTTCTGGTCCTGGAGACCGGGCGGAATCTGGGGTTTGCGCGTGCAAACAACGTGGCGCTGCGCCGCATTCTCGCGTTGCTTCCCGAGCCAGTGCGGTGCGGACATGCGGTGCTGCTCTTGAACTCGGATTGCTTCGTCGAGTCGGAGACGATCGCTCGGCTGGTTGCGGTATTGGACCGGGAGCCCACGGTGGCAGTGGTCGGGCCCAAGCTGGTGCTGCCGGATGGGCGGTTGGATCTGGCGTGTCGGCGGAGTTTTCCGACGCCTGAGTCTGCCTTGTGGAAGTTGACCGGCTTGGCGACACTTTTCCCCCGGAGTCGGCGGTTCGGCCGGTACAACCTGACCTGCTACGACCCCGATCAGCCGCTCGAGGTCGATGCGGTCAGCGGTGCGTGCATGCTGGTGCGCCTGCAGGCGATCGAGGAGGTGGGGCTGCTCGACGAGGCGTACTTCATGTACGGCGAGGACTTGGATTGGGCGTACCGGATCAAAGCGCGTGGCTGGCGCGTGCGCTACGAGCCAGCCGCGCGGGCTGTCCATGTGAAAGGGGGATCCTGGGGGCGGCGCGATCCGCGCGTGCTCTGGGAGTTCTACCGGGCGATGGCGCTGTTCTATCGCCGTCATTACGCGCCGCACCAGAGTCGGCTCTTGCGCGGGCTGGTCTACGCGGGTATCGGCCTGCGCTTTGGACTTGCGCTCGCGGTGTTGGTCGTACGACGGCTCGCGAGTCGGTGA